From Juglans regia cultivar Chandler chromosome 8, Walnut 2.0, whole genome shotgun sequence, the proteins below share one genomic window:
- the LOC109010691 gene encoding protein FMP32, mitochondrial-like isoform X1 codes for MAVATACRRWGQVGTNSGIGRFREFGALTSVYDPLSASLASVCTYRQFDCRQISELVNSNRKRLFLVDTLALVRRLEGQGVPSKQAEAITAAITEVLNDSLENVTLSFVSKAEMQKIELIQESNLSKFKSEVQSSQIHGHHFSSLQHETEKLRHDIEKMRSELRYEIDKLTAGQRLDLNLERGRIRDELANQNAETTNLTNKLDQEIHALRAHMEAAKYDVIKYCIGTLVSISTIGLAVIRILM; via the exons ATGGCCGTTGCTACGGCTTGTAGGCGATGGGGACAAGTGGGAACCAATTCCGGGATAGGCAGATTTAGAGAGTTTGGTGCTTTGACTTCTGTATACGACCCGTTATCTGCTTCTTTGGCTTCGGTTTGTACATACAGGCAATTCGATTGTAGACAAATTTCTGAGCTCGTCAATTCGAACAGAAAGCGTTTGTTTCTCGTTGACACATTAGCCCTA GTTAGGAGATTAGAGGGACAAGGTGTGCCGTCGAAGCAAGCCGAGGCTATCACAGCTGCCATAACAGAAGTTTTGAATGACAGCTTGGAAAATGTGACTCTGTCTTTTGTTTCAAAGGCAGAGATgcagaag ATTGAATTGATTCAAGAATCCAATCTGTCCAAATTCAAATCCGAAGTTCAGAGCTCACAG ATTCAC GGACACCATTTTTCTTCATTACAACATGAGACTGAAAAGCTGCGACATGATATAGAGAAGATGCGTAGCGAATTGAG GTATGAAATTGACAAACTCACTGCTGGGCAGCGGTTGGATTTGAATCTTGAGAGGGG GAGGATACGGGATGAGCTAGCAAATCAGAATGCTGAAACCACTAACCTCACAAATAAACTTGATCAG GAAATTCATGCTCTTAGGGCTCATATGGAAGCAGCAAAGTATGATGTGATAAAATACTGCATAGGTACTCTTGTTTCCATATCTACCATTGGCCTTGCTGTAATCCGCATCTTGATGTAG
- the LOC109010691 gene encoding protein FMP32, mitochondrial-like isoform X2, producing the protein MAVATACRRWGQVGTNSGIGRFREFGALTSVYDPLSASLASVCTYRQFDCRQISELVNSNRKRLFLVDTLALVRRLEGQGVPSKQAEAITAAITEVLNDSLENVTLSFVSKAEMQKIELIQESNLSKFKSEVQSSQGHHFSSLQHETEKLRHDIEKMRSELRYEIDKLTAGQRLDLNLERGRIRDELANQNAETTNLTNKLDQEIHALRAHMEAAKYDVIKYCIGTLVSISTIGLAVIRILM; encoded by the exons ATGGCCGTTGCTACGGCTTGTAGGCGATGGGGACAAGTGGGAACCAATTCCGGGATAGGCAGATTTAGAGAGTTTGGTGCTTTGACTTCTGTATACGACCCGTTATCTGCTTCTTTGGCTTCGGTTTGTACATACAGGCAATTCGATTGTAGACAAATTTCTGAGCTCGTCAATTCGAACAGAAAGCGTTTGTTTCTCGTTGACACATTAGCCCTA GTTAGGAGATTAGAGGGACAAGGTGTGCCGTCGAAGCAAGCCGAGGCTATCACAGCTGCCATAACAGAAGTTTTGAATGACAGCTTGGAAAATGTGACTCTGTCTTTTGTTTCAAAGGCAGAGATgcagaag ATTGAATTGATTCAAGAATCCAATCTGTCCAAATTCAAATCCGAAGTTCAGAGCTCACAG GGACACCATTTTTCTTCATTACAACATGAGACTGAAAAGCTGCGACATGATATAGAGAAGATGCGTAGCGAATTGAG GTATGAAATTGACAAACTCACTGCTGGGCAGCGGTTGGATTTGAATCTTGAGAGGGG GAGGATACGGGATGAGCTAGCAAATCAGAATGCTGAAACCACTAACCTCACAAATAAACTTGATCAG GAAATTCATGCTCTTAGGGCTCATATGGAAGCAGCAAAGTATGATGTGATAAAATACTGCATAGGTACTCTTGTTTCCATATCTACCATTGGCCTTGCTGTAATCCGCATCTTGATGTAG
- the LOC109010690 gene encoding cytochrome P450 84A1-like produces the protein MDSILLKGLEPFSLTVFFIVPLLFMLGLVFRIRRRLPYPPGPRGFPIFGNMGLMNQLTHRGLAKLAKQYGGIFHLRMGYLHMVAVSSPDVARQVLQVQDNIFSNRPATLAIKYLTYDRADMAFAHYGPFWRQMRKLCVMKLFSRKRAESWESVRDEVDSTVRIVAASIGKPVNIGELVFELTRNIIYRAAFGTLSHEGQDEFIGILQEFSKLFGAFNIADFIPWLSWVDPQGINVRLAKARQSLDGFIDNILDDHIAKKKKIHGSTAVSEDSDMVDDMLAFYSEDEKARESDDSFTLTKDNIKAIIMDVMFGGTETVASAIEWAMAELMRSPEDLKRVQKELADVVGLDRRIEESDFEKLTYLKCALKETLRLHPPIPLLLHETSEDAEVAGYRIPAKSRVMINAWAIGRDGNSWEDAETFKPSRFLRENMPDFKGSNFEFIPFGSGRRSCPGMQLGLYALDLAVAHLLHCFTWELPDGMKPSELDMSDVFGLTAPRASRLIAVPSKRVVCQLD, from the exons ATGGATTCTATTCTCCTCAAAGGGTTGGAACCTTTTTCCCTGACAGTCTTTTTCATCGTCCCCTTACTGTTCATGTTGGGTCTGGTTTTCCGTATCCGCAGAAGGCTGCCATATCCACCGGGGCCTAGAGGTTTTCCGATCTTTGGTAACATGGGGTTGATGAACCAGTTAACCCACCGCGGACTGGCCAAGTTGGCCAAACAATACGGCGGAATCTTTCACCTTCGGATGGGGTACTTACACATGGTGGCCGTGTCCAGCCCTGACGTGGCGCGCCAGGTCCTTCAGGTACAGGACAACATCTTCTCCAACCGCCCGGCAACCTTAGCAATCAAGTACCTCACCTACGACCGCGCCGACATGGCCTTCGCTCACTACGGTCCCTTCTGGCGCCAGATGCGCAAGCTCTGCGTCATGAAGCTGTTCAGCCGTAAACGAGCGGAGTCGTGGGAGTCGGTACGTGACGAGGTGGACTCGACTGTGAGGATCGTGGCGGCCAGCATCGGCAAGCCTGTGAACATCGGGGAGCTGGTGTTCGAACTAACGAGGAACATAATCTATCGGGCAGCGTTCGGGACACTGTCGCACGAAGGACAGGACGAGTTTATTGGGATACTGCAGGAGTTCTCCAAGCTGTTCGGAGCTTTCAACATCGCAGATTTTATTCCTTGGCTGTCCTGGGTTGATCCCCAGGGTATCAACGTGAGGCTCGCCAAGGCTCGACAGTCTCTGGACGGATTCATCGACAACATCCTCGACGATCACAtagcgaagaagaagaaaattcatGGGTCGACGGCGGTTAGTGAGGACAGTGATATGGTGGATGATATGTTGGCTTTTTACAGCGAGGACGAAAAAGCTAGGGAGTCCGATGACTCCTTCACACTCACCAAAGATAACATCAAAGCCATCATAAtg GATGTAATGTTTGGGGGGACGGAGACGGTGGCGTCAGCAATAGAATGGGCAATGGCCGAGCTTATGAGGAGCCCGGAGGATCTAAAGAGGGTTCAGAAAGAGCTCGCCGACGTTGTGGGTCTGGACCGGCGAATCGAAGAGAGCGACTTCGAGAAGCTAACTTACCTAAAGTGCGCTCTCAAGGAGACTCTACGCCTCCACCCACCCATTCCATTACTCCTCCACGAGACCTCGGAGGATGCCGAGGTTGCCGGGTACAGAATTCCGGCCAAGTCCCGCGTCATGATCAACGCATGGGCGATTGGCAGGGACGGGAACTCGTGGGAGGATGCTGAGACTTTCAAGCCCTCGAGGTTTCTTAGAGAGAACATGCCGGACTTCAAAGGGAGCAACTTTGAGTTTATTCCGTTCGGCTCTGGCCGGAGATCCTGCCCCGGCATGCAACTCGGGCTCTACGCGCTGGACTTGGCCGTGGCTCACCTCCTCCATTGTTTCACATGGGAATTGCCGGACGGGATGAAGCCCAGTGAGCTGGACATGAGCGACGTGTTCGGACTCACTGCGCCGAGGGCGAGTCGACTCATTGCAGTACCCAGTAAACGGGTGGTGTGCCAGCTGGATTGA